One window of Oryza brachyantha chromosome 12, ObraRS2, whole genome shotgun sequence genomic DNA carries:
- the LOC102702988 gene encoding zinc finger CCCH domain-containing protein 66 isoform X1 produces MAAGAGAAGGGEGGGSGTSPASAAVIGPHHLGVAAAEEAMWQMTLGGGGESMESVPYPERIGEPDCSYYMRTGLCRFGMTCKFNHPPNRKLAVAAARMNGEYPYRVGQPECQYYLKTGTCKFGATCKFHHPREKAALATRVQLNVLGYPMRPNEKECAYYLRTGQCKFASTCKFHHPQPSNTMVSMRGSMYSPGQSATSPGQHTYPGTVTNWTLSRSASFIASPRWPGHSGYAQVIVPQGLVQVPGWNPYAAQMGSSSPDDQQRTPVTTQYYGSRQSETAGMGDHGMFQSYQGSSVPIGVYTVQGENIFPERPDQPECQFYMKTGDCKFGAVCKFHHPKERLVPAPNCALNSLGLPLRPGEPVCTFYSRYGICKFGPNCKFDHPMGTLMYGSATSPTGDVSSLHYQLSPSPGHSGILLDGGSGRSHRVPQSDSQQIPSGDGNTEREAS; encoded by the exons atggcggcgggagcgggagcggccggcggcggggagggcggcggTAGCGGAACCTCTCCGGCTTCGGCCGCGGTGATCGGGCCCCACCACCTCGGGGTGGCCGCCGCGGAAG AAGCAATGTGGCAAATGACtttaggaggaggaggagagtcTATGGAGTCTGTTCCATACCCTGAGCGTATAGGAGAGCCAGACTGCAGTTATTATATGAGGACTGGACTTTGTAGGTTTGGGATGACCTGCAAATTCAATCACCCCCCAAATAGAAAGCTG GCAGTTGCTGCTGCAAGGATGAACGGAGAGTATCCTTATAGAGTTGGTCAACCTGAGTGTCAA TACTACTTGAAAACTGGAACATGCAAGTTTGGAGCAACATGCAAGTTTCATCACCCCAGAGAGAAGGCTGCACTTGCAACCCGTGTACAGTTAAATGTTCTAGGCTACCCGATGCGTCCG AATGAGAAGGAATGCGCTTACTACCTAAGAACAGGGCAGTGTAAATTTGCAAGCACATGTAAGTTTCATCATCCACAGCCCTCTAATACAATGGTATCTATGCGGGGCTCTATGTATTCCCCTGGACAGTCTGCAACATCTCCTGGTCAACATACTTATCCTGGGACCGTAACAAACTGGACCTTGTCAAGAtctgcatcatttattgcaaGCCCCAGGTGGCCCGGTCATTCAGGCTATGCACAAGTAATCGTTCCTCAGGGCCTTGTTCAAGTTCCAGGGTGGAATCCTTATGCT GCACAAATGGGTTCTTCATCTCCAGATGACCAGCAGCGAACACCTGTAACCACTCAATACTACGGTTCACGTCAGAGTGAAACAGCTGGTATGGGAGATCATGGAATGTTTCAGTCATACCAAGGAAGCTCTGTTCCAATTGGAGTTTACACGGTTCAAGGGGAAAACATATTTCCTGAGAGACCTGATCAACCAGAGTGTCAATTCTACATGAAAACTGGAGACTGTAAATTTGGTGCTGTTTGCAAGTTTCATCACCCTAAGGAGCGGCTGGTACCTGCTCCAAACTGTGCATTGAATTCACTTGGTCTTCCATTACGTCCG GGAGAACCTGTCTGCACCTTTTATTCTCGCTACGGCATCTGCAAGTTTGGTCCTAATTgcaaatttgatcatccaatGGGAACCCTTATGTATGGGAGTGCAACATCACCAACAGGTGATGTGTCATCTTTGCACTATCAGCTGTCACCCTCACCAGGACATTCAGGAATATTGCTTGATGGAGGATCTGGAAGGTCTCATCGGGTTCCTCAATCTGATTCCCAGCAAATACCCTCTGGCGATGGAAATACTGAGAGAGAGGCATCATAA
- the LOC102702988 gene encoding zinc finger CCCH domain-containing protein 66 isoform X2, producing MWQMTLGGGGESMESVPYPERIGEPDCSYYMRTGLCRFGMTCKFNHPPNRKLAVAAARMNGEYPYRVGQPECQYYLKTGTCKFGATCKFHHPREKAALATRVQLNVLGYPMRPNEKECAYYLRTGQCKFASTCKFHHPQPSNTMVSMRGSMYSPGQSATSPGQHTYPGTVTNWTLSRSASFIASPRWPGHSGYAQVIVPQGLVQVPGWNPYAAQMGSSSPDDQQRTPVTTQYYGSRQSETAGMGDHGMFQSYQGSSVPIGVYTVQGENIFPERPDQPECQFYMKTGDCKFGAVCKFHHPKERLVPAPNCALNSLGLPLRPGEPVCTFYSRYGICKFGPNCKFDHPMGTLMYGSATSPTGDVSSLHYQLSPSPGHSGILLDGGSGRSHRVPQSDSQQIPSGDGNTEREAS from the exons ATGTGGCAAATGACtttaggaggaggaggagagtcTATGGAGTCTGTTCCATACCCTGAGCGTATAGGAGAGCCAGACTGCAGTTATTATATGAGGACTGGACTTTGTAGGTTTGGGATGACCTGCAAATTCAATCACCCCCCAAATAGAAAGCTG GCAGTTGCTGCTGCAAGGATGAACGGAGAGTATCCTTATAGAGTTGGTCAACCTGAGTGTCAA TACTACTTGAAAACTGGAACATGCAAGTTTGGAGCAACATGCAAGTTTCATCACCCCAGAGAGAAGGCTGCACTTGCAACCCGTGTACAGTTAAATGTTCTAGGCTACCCGATGCGTCCG AATGAGAAGGAATGCGCTTACTACCTAAGAACAGGGCAGTGTAAATTTGCAAGCACATGTAAGTTTCATCATCCACAGCCCTCTAATACAATGGTATCTATGCGGGGCTCTATGTATTCCCCTGGACAGTCTGCAACATCTCCTGGTCAACATACTTATCCTGGGACCGTAACAAACTGGACCTTGTCAAGAtctgcatcatttattgcaaGCCCCAGGTGGCCCGGTCATTCAGGCTATGCACAAGTAATCGTTCCTCAGGGCCTTGTTCAAGTTCCAGGGTGGAATCCTTATGCT GCACAAATGGGTTCTTCATCTCCAGATGACCAGCAGCGAACACCTGTAACCACTCAATACTACGGTTCACGTCAGAGTGAAACAGCTGGTATGGGAGATCATGGAATGTTTCAGTCATACCAAGGAAGCTCTGTTCCAATTGGAGTTTACACGGTTCAAGGGGAAAACATATTTCCTGAGAGACCTGATCAACCAGAGTGTCAATTCTACATGAAAACTGGAGACTGTAAATTTGGTGCTGTTTGCAAGTTTCATCACCCTAAGGAGCGGCTGGTACCTGCTCCAAACTGTGCATTGAATTCACTTGGTCTTCCATTACGTCCG GGAGAACCTGTCTGCACCTTTTATTCTCGCTACGGCATCTGCAAGTTTGGTCCTAATTgcaaatttgatcatccaatGGGAACCCTTATGTATGGGAGTGCAACATCACCAACAGGTGATGTGTCATCTTTGCACTATCAGCTGTCACCCTCACCAGGACATTCAGGAATATTGCTTGATGGAGGATCTGGAAGGTCTCATCGGGTTCCTCAATCTGATTCCCAGCAAATACCCTCTGGCGATGGAAATACTGAGAGAGAGGCATCATAA